A part of Vespertiliibacter pulmonis genomic DNA contains:
- the selB gene encoding selenocysteine-specific translation elongation factor has product MIIVTAGHVDHGKTSLLHALTGTHTAHLPEEKKRGLTIDLGYAYLPLGESVIGFIDVPGHQKFLSNMLAGLGGVKYALLVVSAEEGIKPQTEEHLAILHLLSFEQIIVVLTKADRVEQERIVQLSAELRQRYPFLTNSPFFVTSAQTKQGIDELKTYLASLAEDPVTNRPFRYTIDRIFTVKGAGVVVTGTAIAGKVGLGDEFYFTNNKKVRVKNIHAQNQPATFGYQGQRLALNIANVEKEDIQRGDWITQCEAELSDRISVQLSPAQLLKESNIVHIYHYASHVTGKLNLLNVKQAAGLGNYFAELIFDQPLPCVVGDKLIIRNGDDSQTLAGAKVIEINSPKRHKRQAVRLAYLAEIAQADNQAARIDCYVRKQAVNIPHLLWCEQIFRADLEQLAREQGYFIVDQWLFDLPYKQYIQQQIELKLADYHQQYSDQLGVTKARLYRIATLGQPIPLVYTLIDELIAQGKLMQTRGWIHSPDHRIAFSGKEMQLWAEIQPLFAKTHQALWVRDIAKTLFIDENEMRNLLYKAGKLGYLVPIVKDRFLLHEQVSEFAQKIKQIILQQGDISVNQLRDEIQYGRKLTVQLIEYFDRSGFLRRKGDVHLLRDVDTY; this is encoded by the coding sequence ATGATTATTGTTACAGCAGGACATGTTGATCACGGCAAAACATCACTATTACACGCTTTGACGGGAACGCATACCGCTCATTTACCCGAAGAAAAAAAACGAGGACTTACGATTGATTTAGGTTACGCTTATTTGCCATTGGGTGAATCGGTGATTGGTTTTATTGATGTTCCAGGACATCAGAAATTTTTATCGAATATGTTGGCGGGTTTGGGGGGCGTGAAGTATGCGTTATTGGTGGTATCGGCAGAGGAAGGTATTAAACCGCAGACAGAAGAGCATTTAGCAATTTTGCACCTGTTAAGTTTCGAGCAAATCATTGTGGTACTGACTAAAGCTGATCGAGTTGAGCAAGAGCGGATTGTTCAACTTTCTGCCGAGTTACGCCAACGTTATCCTTTTTTGACGAATTCACCCTTTTTTGTAACCTCAGCCCAGACAAAGCAAGGTATTGATGAGCTAAAAACCTATTTGGCAAGCCTAGCTGAAGATCCAGTAACAAATCGTCCTTTTCGTTATACGATTGATCGTATTTTTACTGTTAAAGGAGCGGGTGTAGTCGTTACTGGCACTGCAATAGCAGGAAAAGTCGGTCTTGGTGATGAATTTTATTTTACCAATAACAAAAAAGTACGGGTAAAAAATATTCACGCTCAAAATCAGCCTGCAACCTTCGGTTATCAAGGACAACGGCTTGCCTTGAACATTGCTAATGTAGAAAAAGAAGATATTCAACGAGGGGATTGGATTACGCAGTGTGAGGCTGAATTAAGCGATCGGATTTCTGTACAGCTTTCCCCTGCACAGTTGCTAAAAGAAAGTAATATTGTACATATTTATCATTACGCTAGCCACGTTACAGGTAAACTCAATTTATTGAATGTGAAACAAGCGGCCGGTTTGGGCAATTATTTTGCAGAACTAATTTTTGATCAGCCCTTGCCCTGTGTAGTGGGTGATAAACTAATTATCCGTAATGGCGATGATAGTCAAACCTTAGCAGGGGCAAAGGTAATCGAAATTAACTCGCCTAAACGGCATAAAAGACAGGCAGTGCGCTTAGCTTATCTGGCAGAAATTGCTCAAGCAGACAATCAAGCAGCACGTATTGACTGTTATGTACGGAAACAAGCGGTGAATATTCCCCATTTATTGTGGTGCGAGCAGATCTTCCGTGCCGATTTAGAGCAGTTAGCAAGGGAACAGGGCTATTTTATTGTCGATCAGTGGTTGTTTGATTTGCCGTATAAACAGTATATTCAGCAACAAATTGAACTAAAATTAGCGGATTATCATCAACAATATAGCGATCAACTAGGGGTAACTAAAGCTCGTTTATACCGTATTGCTACACTTGGGCAGCCTATTCCTCTTGTTTATACGCTAATTGATGAGCTAATTGCACAAGGGAAACTTATGCAAACTCGTGGCTGGATCCATTCTCCCGATCATCGCATTGCATTTTCGGGAAAAGAGATGCAGTTGTGGGCAGAGATTCAACCACTTTTTGCTAAAACGCATCAAGCGTTGTGGGTACGAGATATTGCGAAGACGTTATTCATTGATGAAAATGAAATGCGAAATTTACTCTATAAAGCAGGAAAATTAGGCTATCTTGTACCGATTGTTAAAGATCGTTTCCTATTACACGAACAAGTCAGTGAATTTGCACAAAAGATTAAACAAATTATCCTTCAACAAGGCGATATTTCAGTTAATCAATTGAGGGACGAAATTCAATATGGGCGTAAACTTACCGTACAGCTGATCGAATATTTTGACCGCTCTGGTTTTTTACGCCGTAAAGGTGATGTACATTTACTGCGTGATGTGGATACTTATTAG
- the selA gene encoding L-seryl-tRNA(Sec) selenium transferase, with translation MQNLFRTIPAVDKLLKLPKGVELVEKFGHSAVVEQARLLIEQIRQSIQKNQALPEFSKNEESIFNQLSDRLQSHQQVAIKKVFNLTGTVLHTNLGRGLWAQKAIEAATDAMRHNVALEFDIDAGKRSHRDIYISELLQQITGAEAACIVNNNAAAVLLMFATFAQGKEVIVSRGELIEIGGAFRIPDIMQQAGCKLVEVGTTNRTHLQDYRNAITENTAFLMKIHTSNFQIQGFTSSVSERELVALGNEFNIPVVSDLGSGSLIDLANLGLPAEPLVQHKIQSGVALVSFSGDKLLGGPQAGIIVGKKSWIEQLQRHPLKRVLRCDKVILSALEATLRAYLFPDQLTQNLPTLSLLTQPIEALQIKAERLFNVLNKRLDSCYFLQIESSEAQIGSGALPTEKIQSVAVTISAQNQRDLLALEQKFKALPQPIIARLYQQKMWLDLRSVAEFEELLTMLEWVL, from the coding sequence ATGCAAAATCTGTTTCGAACCATTCCAGCTGTGGATAAATTATTAAAACTACCTAAAGGGGTAGAATTAGTGGAGAAGTTTGGTCATTCTGCGGTGGTTGAACAAGCTCGCTTATTGATTGAGCAAATTCGCCAATCCATCCAAAAAAATCAAGCTTTACCCGAGTTTTCCAAGAATGAAGAAAGTATTTTTAATCAATTATCTGACCGCTTGCAAAGCCACCAACAAGTTGCGATTAAGAAAGTCTTTAACTTAACGGGAACGGTGTTACACACTAATTTAGGGCGTGGGTTATGGGCGCAAAAAGCAATAGAGGCGGCAACTGATGCGATGCGACATAATGTTGCCCTAGAGTTTGATATTGATGCAGGAAAAAGAAGTCATCGTGATATTTATATTTCTGAACTGTTACAACAAATTACAGGAGCAGAAGCAGCCTGTATCGTAAATAATAATGCGGCGGCAGTATTGTTGATGTTTGCTACCTTTGCGCAAGGCAAAGAAGTGATTGTTTCCCGTGGAGAATTGATTGAAATTGGTGGGGCGTTCCGAATTCCTGACATTATGCAACAGGCAGGCTGTAAATTGGTGGAAGTGGGGACAACAAATCGCACCCATTTGCAGGATTATCGCAACGCAATTACTGAAAATACAGCATTCTTAATGAAGATCCATACCAGTAATTTTCAAATTCAAGGTTTTACGTCAAGCGTAAGTGAAAGAGAATTGGTTGCACTTGGCAATGAATTTAATATACCCGTGGTGAGTGATTTGGGTAGTGGTTCACTCATTGATTTAGCCAATCTAGGCTTGCCTGCTGAACCGTTAGTACAACATAAAATTCAGTCGGGCGTGGCGTTAGTGTCTTTTTCTGGGGATAAATTATTGGGCGGACCGCAAGCAGGTATTATTGTGGGTAAAAAATCGTGGATCGAGCAACTACAACGACACCCCTTAAAACGAGTGTTACGTTGCGATAAAGTGATTTTATCAGCGTTAGAAGCCACATTGCGGGCATATTTATTTCCTGATCAACTTACTCAAAATCTGCCAACTTTATCACTACTTACACAGCCGATAGAAGCCTTACAAATCAAAGCAGAACGCTTATTTAACGTATTGAATAAGCGGTTAGATTCTTGCTATTTTTTACAAATTGAATCAAGCGAAGCCCAAATTGGGAGTGGAGCGTTACCAACGGAGAAAATTCAGTCTGTAGCAGTAACGATTTCGGCTCAAAATCAGCGTGATTTGTTAGCGTTAGAACAGAAATTTAAGGCATTGCCACAGCCGATAATTGCTCGTTTATACCAACAAAAAATGTGGCTCGATTTACGTTCAGTGGCAGAGTTTGAAGAATTGCTTACGATGTTGGAGTGGGTACTATGA
- the glpC gene encoding anaerobic glycerol-3-phosphate dehydrogenase subunit GlpC produces MNNIQRLIEQAQQNAGSGVIHHNFDESFESCIKCTACTAVCPVSRQNPLYPGPKQAGPDGERLRLKSADLFDDALKYCTNCKRCEVACPSDVKIGDIIIRARNKYRDRQNKPLMQKMRDAVLSNTDIMGKMNTPFAPIINTITGLKATKFLLEKTLKVSRHRSLPKYAFGTFRSWYLKKQVEQQRQYKEKIAYYHGCYVNYNNPQLGKELIEVFNAMDIGVALLEKEKCCGLPLAVNGFPEKAKKLAKFNLKELEKVVDQELDVVGTSSSCTMNLRDEYHHVLGMDNAKIRPHVNIVTQYLYQLFSQGRKPKLKTMPLRVAYHTACHVDKAGWAPYTLDVLRQIPGIEVVMLPSQCCGIAGTYGFKAENYDVSQAIGNPLFEHINNGGFDFVVSECETCKWQVDMSTNLTCLHPISLLAMSLDK; encoded by the coding sequence ATGAATAACATTCAACGCTTAATAGAACAAGCTCAACAGAATGCAGGCTCTGGCGTGATACATCATAACTTTGACGAATCTTTTGAAAGTTGTATTAAATGTACCGCTTGTACTGCAGTTTGTCCTGTCTCTCGCCAAAACCCTTTATATCCAGGTCCAAAACAAGCGGGGCCAGATGGCGAGCGTTTACGTTTAAAAAGTGCAGATTTATTTGATGATGCCTTAAAATATTGCACGAACTGTAAACGTTGTGAAGTCGCGTGCCCTTCGGATGTAAAAATTGGCGATATTATTATTCGAGCAAGAAACAAATACCGTGATCGACAAAATAAACCGTTAATGCAAAAAATGCGTGATGCGGTGCTGAGTAATACCGATATTATGGGTAAAATGAATACCCCATTTGCGCCTATTATCAATACGATAACAGGGCTTAAAGCAACTAAATTCCTGCTAGAAAAAACGCTGAAAGTGAGTCGCCATCGTAGTTTGCCGAAATATGCGTTTGGTACGTTTCGGAGCTGGTATTTAAAAAAACAGGTAGAACAACAGCGTCAATATAAAGAGAAAATTGCTTACTATCACGGTTGTTATGTTAATTATAATAATCCTCAACTAGGCAAAGAATTGATCGAGGTTTTCAATGCAATGGATATCGGCGTTGCATTACTTGAAAAAGAAAAATGTTGTGGTTTACCGTTAGCAGTGAATGGTTTTCCTGAAAAAGCGAAAAAATTAGCAAAATTTAACTTAAAAGAGTTAGAAAAAGTGGTGGATCAAGAGCTTGATGTCGTGGGAACTTCATCAAGTTGTACAATGAATTTACGAGATGAGTATCATCACGTATTAGGTATGGATAATGCGAAAATTCGTCCCCATGTTAATATTGTTACTCAATATCTTTACCAGTTATTTAGCCAAGGTAGAAAACCAAAATTGAAGACAATGCCATTGCGTGTTGCTTATCATACCGCTTGCCACGTAGATAAGGCAGGATGGGCGCCTTATACCTTAGACGTATTACGTCAAATTCCTGGGATAGAAGTAGTGATGTTGCCGTCCCAGTGCTGTGGAATTGCTGGCACTTACGGGTTTAAAGCAGAGAATTATGATGTTTCACAGGCGATAGGTAACCCATTATTTGAGCATATCAATAACGGTGGCTTTGATTTTGTGGTATCAGAATGTGAAACTTGTAAATGGCAAGTGGATATGTCTACTAACCTCACTTGTTTACATCCAATTAGTTTATTGGCAATGTCTTTAGATAAATAA
- the glpQ gene encoding glycerophosphodiester phosphodiesterase, with product MKLKSLLFTIIATTVFVGCQKSEAHIETTKIIIAHRGASGYLPEHTLESKALAFAQQADYLEQDLAMTKDNRLVVIHDHFLDGLTDVAKKFPHRARKDGRFYVMDFTLKEIQSLEMTENFKVENGKQVQVYPNRFPMWKSHFKIHTFEDELEFIQGLEKSTGRKVGIYPEIKAPWLHHQAGKDIALETLKVLKKYGYDSKDDRVYLQTFDFNELKRIKTELMPKMGMNIKLIQLISYNTDWYETEEKNRSGQRNKSNYDWMFKPGAMAEVAKYADGVGPGWYLLVDKEKSKVGHIVYTPLVKELAQYKMELHPYTVRKDALEPFFTNVDEMYDALLNKSGATGIFTDFPDTGVEFLKKHK from the coding sequence ATGAAACTTAAATCATTATTATTTACTATTATTGCTACGACAGTATTTGTAGGATGTCAAAAGTCAGAAGCTCATATTGAAACAACAAAAATTATAATTGCCCATCGTGGCGCAAGTGGTTATTTACCTGAACATACCTTAGAATCAAAGGCCTTAGCTTTTGCACAACAAGCAGATTATTTAGAACAAGATTTAGCAATGACTAAAGATAATCGTTTAGTGGTAATTCACGATCACTTCTTAGATGGTTTAACGGATGTGGCGAAGAAATTTCCACATCGTGCACGTAAAGATGGTCGCTTTTATGTAATGGACTTCACCTTGAAAGAGATCCAATCTCTTGAAATGACTGAAAATTTTAAAGTCGAAAATGGCAAACAAGTGCAAGTTTATCCAAACCGTTTTCCAATGTGGAAATCCCATTTTAAAATCCATACATTTGAAGATGAGCTTGAATTTATTCAAGGCTTAGAAAAATCTACGGGCAGAAAAGTGGGAATTTACCCAGAAATTAAAGCACCGTGGCTACACCACCAAGCAGGTAAAGATATCGCTTTAGAAACATTAAAAGTCTTGAAAAAATATGGCTATGATAGTAAAGATGATCGAGTTTACCTCCAAACGTTCGATTTCAACGAACTCAAACGTATTAAAACTGAATTAATGCCAAAAATGGGAATGAATATTAAGTTAATCCAGCTTATTTCTTATAATACAGATTGGTACGAGACAGAAGAAAAAAATAGATCTGGTCAACGGAATAAGTCCAATTACGATTGGATGTTTAAACCTGGTGCGATGGCTGAGGTTGCTAAATATGCTGATGGTGTCGGCCCAGGTTGGTATCTGCTAGTGGATAAAGAAAAATCAAAAGTTGGGCATATTGTTTATACGCCATTGGTTAAAGAACTTGCACAATATAAAATGGAACTACACCCTTATACCGTGCGTAAAGACGCATTAGAGCCGTTTTTTACGAATGTAGATGAAATGTATGATGCTTTACTCAATAAATCAGGGGCAACAGGCATCTTTACTGACTTCCCAGACACGGGTGTTGAGTTTTTGAAGAAACATAAATAA
- the glpA gene encoding anaerobic glycerol-3-phosphate dehydrogenase subunit A, whose protein sequence is MNISPQMYKNVADVSPQAAEVIIIGGGATGAGIARDCALRGIDCILLERRDIATGTTGRNHGLLHSGARYAVKDRESAEECITENKILRKVARHCIEETEGLFITLPEDDIAYQKTFIDACTSSGIEAVAIDPKLAQVMEVSVNPALIGAVVVPDGSIDPFRLTASNMLDATENGARVFTYCEVIGLIREGGKVIGVKVFDHKNRCERQFFASVVVNAGGIWGQGIAEYADLKIRMFPAKGALLIMGHRINKMVINRCRNPADADILVPGDTVSVIGTTSSRIPYDQIDNMIVTPEEVDILFREGEKLAPSLRYTRVLRAYAGVRPLVATDDDPSGRNVSRGIVLLDHQERDGLDGFITISGGKLMTYRLMAEWTTDLVCKKLNKSARCTTAERELPGSSESRSETNKKVISLPSTIRYSAVFRHGSRATRLLDEARLDRSLVCECEAVTAGEVRYAVDELSVNNLVDLRRRTRVGMGTCQAELCACRAAGLMARFNVATPRQSTTQLASFMEERWRGIEPIAWGEAVREADFTSWIYYSLLGLNDVQPLEKQDQQGTDSNEF, encoded by the coding sequence ATGAATATATCACCTCAAATGTATAAAAATGTTGCTGATGTTTCACCACAAGCAGCAGAAGTGATTATTATTGGTGGTGGTGCAACAGGAGCTGGTATTGCTCGAGATTGTGCATTGCGTGGTATTGATTGTATTTTACTTGAACGGCGTGATATAGCGACAGGTACAACAGGGAGAAATCACGGCTTATTGCATAGCGGAGCTAGATATGCCGTAAAAGACCGAGAGTCAGCAGAAGAGTGCATTACTGAAAATAAAATTTTACGTAAAGTAGCTCGTCATTGTATTGAAGAAACGGAAGGGTTATTTATTACCTTGCCTGAAGATGATATTGCGTATCAAAAAACATTTATTGATGCTTGTACTAGCTCTGGTATAGAAGCGGTAGCAATCGACCCGAAATTAGCTCAAGTAATGGAAGTTTCTGTTAATCCGGCCTTAATTGGTGCAGTCGTTGTGCCAGATGGTTCTATTGACCCTTTTCGTTTAACTGCATCAAATATGCTTGATGCAACAGAAAACGGAGCAAGAGTATTCACCTATTGTGAAGTAATTGGCTTAATCCGTGAAGGCGGTAAGGTTATTGGGGTTAAGGTATTTGACCATAAAAACCGTTGTGAGAGACAATTTTTTGCTTCTGTGGTGGTGAATGCAGGCGGAATCTGGGGACAGGGTATTGCAGAATATGCAGATCTTAAAATCCGAATGTTCCCAGCAAAAGGTGCATTATTGATTATGGGGCATCGGATTAACAAAATGGTTATTAACCGTTGCCGAAATCCTGCTGATGCCGATATTCTTGTACCGGGCGATACAGTCAGCGTGATTGGGACAACATCAAGCCGAATTCCCTATGATCAAATTGATAATATGATTGTTACTCCCGAAGAAGTGGATATTCTGTTTCGAGAAGGGGAGAAACTTGCACCAAGTTTACGCTATACTCGAGTATTGCGTGCTTATGCAGGGGTTCGTCCGTTAGTTGCAACGGACGATGATCCGTCAGGACGAAATGTTAGCCGTGGTATTGTGTTGCTTGATCACCAAGAACGAGATGGTTTAGACGGTTTCATTACAATTTCGGGCGGTAAGCTAATGACCTACCGTTTAATGGCAGAGTGGACAACAGATTTAGTTTGCAAAAAATTGAACAAATCTGCCCGCTGTACGACCGCAGAAAGAGAGCTTCCTGGCTCAAGTGAAAGCCGTAGTGAAACTAATAAAAAAGTGATTTCATTACCGAGTACGATCCGCTATTCAGCTGTATTTCGCCACGGTTCTCGAGCTACTCGTTTATTAGATGAAGCTCGTTTAGATCGTTCTCTTGTGTGTGAGTGTGAAGCGGTTACAGCAGGCGAAGTGCGTTATGCTGTCGATGAATTAAGTGTTAATAATCTAGTCGATTTACGCCGTCGTACACGAGTAGGAATGGGGACTTGTCAAGCAGAACTTTGTGCTTGCCGAGCAGCTGGGTTGATGGCTCGTTTTAATGTTGCAACACCTCGTCAATCAACAACACAACTAGCCTCTTTTATGGAAGAGCGTTGGCGTGGTATTGAGCCGATTGCATGGGGAGAAGCGGTTCGAGAAGCCGATTTTACCAGTTGGATTTATTATAGCTTACTCGGCCTGAACGATGTTCAGCCACTCGAAAAACAAGATCAGCAAGGGACAGATAGCAATGAATTTTGA
- the glpB gene encoding glycerol-3-phosphate dehydrogenase subunit GlpB: MNFDVVIIGGGLAGLTCAIKLQEQGKKCVIINNGQAAMDFSSGSMDLLGHLTSGQIVHNFSQAFDILQQELPQHPYSLIGKQKTLEKAKQFEQLAHSLHLGLEGTAEQNHWRVTPLGGLRTTWLSPNSVPTVWDNSPFPHKKIVVLGIEGYHDFQPQMLAENLKQNAQFSHCELTTAYLNIPELDSLRDNSREFRSVNIAQLLEHKLAFNDLVKEIKQASQGAEAIFLPACFGLDDQRFFNSLKEAVGLALFELPTLPPSLLGIRQRKQLRQRFENLGGLMLNGDRALKAEFNAGKVSKIYTQLHQQNAIYADHFVLASGSYFSNGLIAEFEQIIEPVFHSDIIGCKEFDRTNRLSWTSARFADPQPYQAAGVAINAYCQVQKQGETIENLYAIGNILGGFNSLELGCGSGVAVVTALTVADHILGGENE, encoded by the coding sequence ATGAATTTTGATGTAGTAATAATTGGAGGCGGTTTAGCGGGGCTGACTTGTGCAATTAAGTTACAAGAGCAAGGAAAAAAATGTGTAATTATCAACAATGGGCAAGCCGCAATGGATTTTTCTTCGGGGTCAATGGATTTACTCGGACATTTAACAAGCGGTCAGATTGTGCATAATTTTAGTCAAGCATTCGATATATTACAGCAAGAACTACCTCAACACCCGTATAGCTTAATTGGCAAGCAAAAAACATTAGAAAAAGCAAAACAATTTGAACAATTAGCCCATTCCTTACATTTAGGATTAGAAGGCACAGCGGAACAAAATCATTGGCGAGTAACCCCCTTAGGTGGTTTACGAACAACGTGGTTGTCGCCAAATAGTGTGCCGACCGTATGGGATAATTCGCCTTTTCCTCATAAAAAAATTGTTGTATTAGGGATTGAGGGCTATCACGATTTTCAACCACAAATGCTGGCAGAAAATTTAAAACAAAATGCTCAATTTAGCCATTGTGAATTGACAACGGCGTATTTGAATATCCCTGAATTAGACAGTTTGAGAGATAATTCTAGGGAATTTCGCAGTGTTAATATTGCCCAGTTACTTGAACATAAACTGGCATTTAATGATCTCGTGAAAGAAATCAAACAAGCAAGCCAAGGGGCAGAGGCGATTTTCCTACCTGCTTGTTTTGGGCTAGATGATCAGCGTTTTTTTAATAGTTTAAAAGAGGCAGTAGGGTTGGCGCTTTTTGAATTACCAACATTACCCCCTTCCTTACTAGGTATTCGTCAGCGTAAACAGCTTCGTCAGCGTTTTGAAAACTTGGGTGGCTTAATGTTAAATGGTGATCGTGCCTTAAAGGCGGAATTTAATGCAGGAAAAGTGAGTAAAATTTATACGCAATTACATCAGCAGAATGCGATTTATGCTGATCATTTTGTGCTGGCGTCGGGCAGTTATTTCAGTAACGGGCTGATTGCAGAGTTTGAACAAATTATCGAACCAGTTTTTCATAGCGATATTATCGGTTGCAAAGAATTTGATCGAACTAACCGCTTGTCGTGGACATCCGCTCGCTTTGCTGATCCTCAGCCTTATCAAGCAGCGGGTGTGGCAATTAACGCCTATTGCCAAGTTCAGAAACAAGGCGAAACCATTGAGAATTTGTACGCCATTGGCAATATCTTAGGTGGTTTTAATAGCCTAGAACTTGGTTGTGGATCGGGAGTGGCGGTTGTAACCGCACTCACTGTTGCTGATCATATTTTAGGAGGCGAAAATGAATAA
- a CDS encoding MIP/aquaporin family protein, with protein sequence MEKSLKAACIGEFIGTGLIIFFGVGCVAAAQVAGASFGLWEISIMWGLAVAIAVYASAGLSGAHLNPAVTIALWKFACFDGKKVLPYIISQVLGAFSAAALVYFLYRDLFIATETAQNIVRGENVGLASVFSTYPNAHIGFAQAFIIEIVITTILMCLIMALTDDGNGVPRGAMAPLLIGLVVAIIGGAMGPLTGFAMNPARDFGPKIFTFLAGWGEIAFTGGLTIPYFIVPIFAPIIGALLGGFLYTRVIGKNLPCNIR encoded by the coding sequence ATGGAAAAATCACTTAAAGCTGCCTGTATAGGCGAATTCATTGGTACGGGGCTTATTATCTTTTTTGGTGTAGGCTGTGTGGCCGCAGCACAAGTTGCTGGAGCATCCTTTGGTCTATGGGAAATCTCAATTATGTGGGGACTTGCTGTTGCTATTGCTGTTTACGCTTCAGCAGGATTATCAGGAGCACATTTAAATCCAGCCGTTACTATTGCTCTTTGGAAGTTTGCTTGCTTTGATGGGAAAAAAGTCCTGCCTTATATCATCTCGCAAGTGCTAGGAGCATTTTCAGCAGCCGCTCTAGTGTATTTCTTATACCGAGATCTCTTTATTGCTACAGAAACAGCACAAAATATTGTGCGAGGTGAAAATGTTGGGCTTGCTAGTGTATTTTCTACCTACCCTAATGCTCATATCGGTTTTGCACAGGCATTTATTATTGAAATAGTGATTACTACTATTCTAATGTGCCTTATTATGGCATTAACTGACGATGGTAATGGTGTACCTCGTGGTGCAATGGCACCATTATTAATTGGTCTTGTTGTTGCAATTATTGGCGGTGCAATGGGGCCATTAACAGGGTTTGCAATGAATCCTGCTCGTGATTTTGGACCAAAAATATTTACATTCTTAGCCGGCTGGGGTGAAATTGCATTTACTGGCGGATTAACTATTCCTTATTTCATTGTGCCTATTTTCGCTCCTATTATAGGTGCATTACTTGGTGGCTTCCTTTATACACGTGTTATCGGTAAAAATTTACCGTGCAACATTAGATAA
- the glpT gene encoding glycerol-3-phosphate transporter — protein MFGPFKPAPHIAELPADKIDPTYKRLRWQVFIGIFFGYAAFYFVRSNFDLAQKGLIEAGLYNKAQLGGIGAWFGLAYGLSKFLMGSVSDRSNPKMFLPFGLFLSGMTMTLMGLAPWATSGIAIMSFLIFLNGWFQGMGWPPCGRTMVHWWSKSERGSIVSVWNVAHNVGGAVPPLLFTLAGYIYFTQYGVAATQQDIWQQTLYYPGILAMFCAIPVYLIMKDTPQSCGLPAIEKWRNDYPEDYNEKTYENNLSAKEIFVTYVLKNKLLWYIALANVFVYLIRYGISKWSPVYLGEVKHFNIKGTASAYFIYEFAAIPGTLFCGWVSDKVFKGKRGLTGCIFMIAVTVAVVAYWLNPATPENELAQYANLPWYDNPHQLMDFIMMTVIGFLIYGPVMLIGLHALELAPKKAAGTAAGFTGLFGYIGGSVAASAVVGWAAENYGWDGGFYVMIAGGVLAVLLLLLTTIEEAKHKAKIGDTYGQ, from the coding sequence ATGTTTGGTCCATTTAAACCTGCTCCGCATATTGCAGAGCTTCCTGCGGACAAAATAGATCCAACCTATAAGCGCTTGCGTTGGCAAGTCTTTATCGGTATCTTTTTCGGTTATGCCGCATTTTATTTTGTTCGTTCTAATTTCGATTTAGCCCAAAAAGGCTTAATTGAGGCTGGCTTATATAATAAAGCACAACTCGGCGGTATTGGTGCTTGGTTTGGCTTAGCCTACGGTTTATCAAAATTTTTAATGGGATCAGTTTCTGACCGCTCTAACCCAAAAATGTTTTTACCATTTGGGCTTTTCCTTTCAGGAATGACAATGACATTGATGGGGTTGGCTCCTTGGGCGACATCCGGTATCGCCATTATGTCTTTCCTAATTTTCTTAAATGGTTGGTTCCAAGGGATGGGGTGGCCTCCATGTGGTCGAACAATGGTTCACTGGTGGTCTAAATCAGAGCGTGGTTCGATTGTATCAGTATGGAACGTTGCTCATAACGTAGGCGGTGCAGTACCACCGTTACTCTTCACATTAGCAGGTTATATCTATTTCACTCAATATGGTGTAGCTGCAACACAACAAGATATTTGGCAACAAACATTATATTATCCAGGTATTTTAGCAATGTTCTGTGCTATTCCTGTTTATCTCATTATGAAAGATACCCCACAATCTTGTGGGTTACCAGCAATTGAGAAATGGCGGAATGATTATCCTGAAGACTATAACGAAAAAACGTATGAAAATAATCTTTCAGCTAAAGAGATTTTTGTCACTTACGTTTTAAAGAATAAACTACTTTGGTACATTGCATTAGCAAATGTATTTGTTTATTTAATTCGTTACGGTATCTCAAAATGGTCTCCAGTATATCTAGGCGAAGTTAAGCATTTCAATATTAAAGGAACCGCTTCAGCATATTTTATTTATGAATTTGCTGCAATTCCAGGTACGTTATTCTGTGGTTGGGTATCAGATAAAGTATTTAAAGGAAAACGAGGTTTAACTGGCTGTATCTTTATGATTGCTGTAACAGTTGCTGTTGTAGCTTATTGGTTAAATCCAGCAACACCAGAGAATGAATTAGCGCAATATGCAAATTTACCTTGGTATGACAACCCGCATCAATTAATGGATTTTATTATGATGACGGTAATTGGCTTCCTCATCTATGGTCCTGTAATGTTAATTGGTTTACATGCACTTGAGCTTGCACCGAAAAAAGCAGCAGGTACAGCAGCAGGCTTTACTGGTTTATTTGGTTATATTGGTGGATCAGTTGCAGCCTCAGCCGTTGTTGGTTGGGCAGCTGAAAATTATGGCTGGGACGGTGGTTTCTATGTAATGATCGCAGGTGGTGTTCTTGCGGTATTATTACTATTATTAACAACCATTGAAGAAGCAAAACATAAAGCAAAAATTGGCGATACTTACGGTCAATAA